The following coding sequences lie in one Glycine soja cultivar W05 chromosome 16, ASM419377v2, whole genome shotgun sequence genomic window:
- the LOC114389024 gene encoding probable serine protease EDA2 encodes MKQEDWMITTALLSLLFVSSFPPLSYGVVPPRTLLNKLSEGKYLNTQELWFDQTLDHFSPYDHRQFRQRYYEFLDYFRIPDGPIFLVIGGEGILNGVANDYLAVLAKKFGAAMVTLEHRYYGKSTPFNSLETENLKYLSSKQALSDLAVFRQYYQDSINAKLNRTKIENPWFIFGGSYSGALSAWFRLKFPHLTCGSLASSAVVLAVYNYTEFDQQIGESAGPECKEALQETTQLIEHKLATSGKELKASFDAADLEIDGDFFYFLADATAIAFQYGNPDKVCKPLVEAKKAGEDLVDAYAKYVKEYYIGTFGTDVQTYDQKYLKRTAMNEDNSARLWWFQVCTEVAYFQVAPSNDNIRSSKVDIKYHLDLCKNVFGEGIFPDVDATNLYYGGTKIAGSKIIFTNGSQDPWRHASKQTSSPDMPSYIVKCYNCGHCSDYRGCPQFPFSIEGNEKNCTSPDAVHKVRQKISEHMDLWLSECVDTGRSFI; translated from the exons ATGAAACAAGAGGATTGGATGATTACGACAGCGTTGCTATCGTTGCTGTTTGTTTCATCTTTTCCGCCGTTGAGTTACGGAGTTGTTCCTCCTCGTACTCTGCTCAATAAGCTGTCGGAGGGCAAATATCTCAACACTCAGGAGCTCTGGTTCGACCAAACCCTCGATCACTTCTCTCCCTAT GATCACCGACAATTCCGGCAACGTTACTATGAGTTTCTAGACTATTTCCGGATTCCCGATGGACCAATTTTTTTGGTAATAGGTGGTGAAGGTATATTGAATGGGGTAGCAAATGACTATCTTGCT GTACTGGCAAAGAAGTTTGGAGCAGCTATGGTTACTCTTGAACATCGCTACTACGGAAAGAGTACTCCATTTAATTCTTTGGAGAcagaaaatttgaaatatctttCGTCCAAGCAGGCACTCTCTGATTTGGCTGTTTTTCGGCAGTATTATCAG GACTCCATAAATGCAAAGCTTAAtagaacaaaaattgaaaacccCTGGTTCATTTTTGGTGGTTCATATTCTGGAGCACTCAGTGCATGGTTCCGTCTTAAGTTTCCCCATTTAACATGTGGAAGTCTGGCTAGTTCTGCAGTTGTTCTTGCTGTTTATAACTACACAGAATTTGATCAGCAG ATTGGTGAGTCGGCAGGTCCTGAATGTAAAGAAGCGCTGCAAGAAACTACTCAACTCATTGAACACAAACTTGCAACCAGTGGAAAGGAATTGAAGGCCTCTTTTGATGCTGCTGAT CTTGAAATAGATGgagactttttttattttttggctgATGCTACTGCTATAGCG TTTCAATATGGAAATCCAGATAAAGTATGCAAGCCTCTTGTTGAAGCAAAGAAGGCTGGAGAGGACTTGGTG GATGCTTATGCCAAATATGTCAAAGAGTACTACATTGGAACTTTTGGTACTGATGTGCAGACTTATGATCAGAAGTACTTGAAAAGAACTGCTATGAACGAGGACAATTCTGCTCGATTATGGTGGTTTCAAGTTTGCACTGAAGTTGCATACTTTCAGGTGGCTCCCTCAAATGACAATATTCGCTCCTCAAAAGTGGACATAAA ATACCATTTGGACCTTTGCAAAAATGTCTTTGGAGAGGGCATCTTTCCTGATGTTGATGCAACTAATTTATACTACGGAGGCACTAAAATTGCTG gttcaaaaataatatttacaaatgGCTCACAAGATCCTTGGCGCCATGCATCCAAGCAAACTTCATCTCCTGATA TGCCTTCCTACATCGTCAAATGTTACAATTGTGGCCACTGTTCTGATTATCGAGGATGTCCTCAATTCCCTTTCTCCATTGAAG GTAATGAGAAAAACTGCACCTCTCCTGATGCAGTTCACAAAGTAAGGCAAAAGATTTCAGAACATATGGACTTGTGGTTATCTGAATGCGTCGACACAGGCAGAAGTTTTATATGA